One Paraburkholderia dioscoreae DNA segment encodes these proteins:
- a CDS encoding ABC transporter permease, whose translation MSSSTPASNSTAWTADAAGAAHAASPSPWRRTWLRFRQQRLGYWSLVIFVSLFAISLLGEVLSNDRPLIVRYDGHYYFPIVKDYPETLFGGDFPARANYLDPYIRSRLESNGNFAIYPPNHFHYDTIDYFAAHPYPAPPTTSNWLGTDQFGRDVLARLLYGFRLSVLMALALTVSGVVVGVLTGAIQGFYGGRTDLIGQRLIEIWSSMPDLYLLIIFASIFEPTLWLLFILLSMFGWLVLSDYVRAEFLRNRSLDYVKAARTMGLSNWQIMWRHVLPNSLTPVITFLPFRMSAAILSLTSLDFLGLGVPPPTPSLGELLQEGKNNLDAWWISMSAFAALVITLLLLTFMGDALRNALDTRSRGSAFGGGPR comes from the coding sequence ATGTCCTCGTCGACCCCCGCATCCAATTCAACCGCCTGGACCGCTGACGCGGCCGGCGCGGCGCACGCGGCGTCGCCGTCTCCGTGGCGGCGTACGTGGCTGCGCTTCAGGCAGCAGCGTCTGGGCTACTGGAGCCTCGTGATTTTCGTGTCGCTGTTCGCGATCAGCCTGCTCGGCGAGGTGCTGTCCAACGACCGTCCGTTGATTGTTCGTTACGACGGGCATTACTACTTTCCAATTGTGAAGGACTATCCGGAGACGCTGTTCGGCGGCGACTTTCCGGCGCGTGCGAACTACCTCGATCCGTATATCCGTTCGCGGCTCGAATCGAACGGCAACTTCGCGATCTATCCGCCGAATCATTTCCACTACGACACGATCGACTATTTCGCCGCGCACCCGTATCCTGCGCCGCCTACTACGAGTAACTGGCTCGGCACGGATCAGTTCGGGCGCGACGTGCTGGCGCGGCTGCTCTACGGGTTCCGCTTGTCGGTGTTGATGGCACTGGCGCTCACGGTGTCCGGTGTCGTGGTCGGCGTGTTGACTGGCGCGATACAGGGCTTTTATGGTGGACGTACGGATCTGATCGGCCAGCGTCTGATCGAAATCTGGAGTTCGATGCCTGACCTGTATCTGCTGATCATCTTTGCGTCGATCTTCGAGCCCACGCTCTGGCTGCTATTCATTCTGCTGTCGATGTTCGGCTGGCTCGTTCTGTCGGACTACGTGCGCGCCGAATTCCTGCGCAATCGTTCGCTTGATTACGTGAAGGCGGCGCGCACCATGGGGCTTAGCAACTGGCAGATCATGTGGCGCCACGTTCTGCCGAACAGCCTGACACCGGTGATTACCTTTCTGCCGTTCCGCATGAGCGCCGCGATCCTGTCGCTGACCAGTCTCGACTTTCTCGGCCTCGGCGTGCCGCCGCCCACACCGAGCCTCGGCGAACTGCTACAGGAAGGCAAGAACAATCTCGACGCGTGGTGGATCTCGATGTCGGCGTTTGCCGCACTGGTGATCACGCTGCTGTTGCTGACCTTCATGGGCGACGCTTTGCGCAACGCATTGGACACGCGCTCGCGTGGTTCGGCTTTCGGCGGAGGTCCGCGATGA
- a CDS encoding ABC transporter ATP-binding protein, with protein sequence MTTIQAPTQAPAGRPLLEIDRFSVRFGDKVAVHELSLSIARGERVALVGESGSGKSVTALSILRLVEHAELSGRMLLDGEDLLQKTEQQMRGLRGADVAMVFQEPMTALNPLFTIGKQIAESLRLHEGLRPNAARERGIELLRRTGIPEPERRIDSFPHQLSGGQRQRAMIAMALACRPRLLLADEPTTALDVTVRQQIVDLLISLQEQEAAERGMAVLLITHDLNLVKRFAQRVAVMEKGVLVETNTTEALFANPQHPYTRRLLDSEPQRAVAPVEQGARRLLEVQGLAVDYRTSAKGWRSLFGRSTFRAVHDVDLSVRRGETLGIVGESGSGKSTLAATVLGLQQPAAGHIHIDGLPLSTLKTAKSRRALYSRMQVVFQDPFGSLSPRMTVEQIIGEGLAVHRPEVDARARRARVGSLLEEVGMPADAMLRYPHEFSGGQRQRIAIARALAVEPELLVLDEPTSALDVSIQKQVLNLLTNLQKKYKLSYLFITHDLAVMRAMAHRVIVMKSGRIVEAGDILDVLHAPSHPYTQSLLASSLNVPEPGAAATHTGKAND encoded by the coding sequence ATGACGACTATTCAGGCGCCTACCCAGGCACCCGCCGGCCGGCCGCTACTGGAAATCGACCGTTTCTCCGTGCGTTTCGGCGACAAGGTCGCCGTGCATGAACTCAGTCTTTCCATTGCACGCGGCGAGCGCGTTGCACTGGTCGGCGAATCGGGTTCCGGCAAGAGCGTCACCGCGTTATCGATTTTGCGGCTCGTCGAGCACGCCGAATTGAGCGGCCGCATGCTGCTCGACGGCGAAGATCTGCTGCAGAAAACCGAGCAGCAGATGCGTGGCCTGCGCGGCGCGGACGTGGCGATGGTGTTTCAGGAACCGATGACCGCGCTCAATCCGCTCTTCACGATCGGCAAGCAGATTGCCGAGAGTTTGCGTCTGCATGAAGGTCTACGGCCGAATGCGGCGCGCGAGCGCGGCATCGAGTTGCTCAGGCGCACCGGTATTCCCGAACCGGAGCGGCGTATCGACAGCTTTCCGCACCAACTGTCCGGCGGCCAGCGGCAGCGCGCGATGATCGCGATGGCGCTCGCTTGCCGCCCGCGTTTGCTGCTTGCCGATGAACCTACCACGGCGCTCGACGTCACCGTTCGCCAGCAGATCGTCGATCTGTTGATCTCCTTGCAGGAGCAGGAAGCGGCCGAACGCGGCATGGCCGTGCTGCTGATCACACACGATCTGAATCTGGTGAAGCGTTTTGCGCAGCGCGTCGCGGTGATGGAAAAGGGCGTACTGGTCGAAACCAATACGACCGAGGCACTGTTCGCGAACCCGCAGCATCCATACACGCGGCGCCTGCTGGACAGCGAGCCGCAACGCGCGGTGGCGCCGGTCGAGCAGGGCGCGCGCCGGCTGCTGGAAGTGCAGGGGCTGGCTGTCGACTACCGCACGTCGGCGAAAGGCTGGCGTTCGCTGTTCGGCCGCTCGACATTCCGCGCGGTGCATGACGTCGATCTGAGCGTGCGGCGCGGCGAAACGCTCGGCATTGTCGGCGAATCCGGTTCGGGCAAATCGACGCTGGCGGCAACGGTGCTTGGTCTGCAACAGCCGGCTGCCGGCCATATCCATATCGACGGCTTGCCGCTTTCCACGCTCAAAACAGCGAAGTCGCGCCGCGCGTTGTATTCGCGCATGCAAGTCGTGTTTCAGGATCCGTTCGGCTCGCTGTCGCCGCGCATGACGGTCGAGCAGATCATCGGCGAAGGCCTTGCCGTGCATCGGCCAGAAGTGGATGCGAGGGCGCGGCGCGCGCGCGTCGGCAGCCTGCTCGAAGAGGTCGGCATGCCCGCCGATGCGATGCTGCGTTATCCGCATGAGTTCTCCGGCGGCCAGCGTCAACGCATTGCGATTGCGCGCGCGCTGGCGGTCGAACCGGAGTTGCTGGTGCTCGACGAACCGACCAGTGCGCTCGACGTCTCTATCCAGAAGCAGGTATTGAATCTGCTGACAAATCTGCAGAAAAAGTACAAGCTAAGCTATTTGTTCATTACGCACGATCTGGCGGTGATGCGAGCCATGGCGCATCGTGTGATCGTGATGAAGTCGGGACGCATAGTGGAAGCCGGCGACATACTCGACGTGTTGCATGCGCCGTCGCATCCTTACACCCAGTCGCTGCTGGCGTCGTCGCTCAATGTGCCGGAGCCGGGCGCCGCCGCGACTCATACGGGAAAAGCCAATGATTGA
- a CDS encoding TldD/PmbA family protein, which yields MIDERWAQAARTLKSRAAFWSLRIVDEQIDDHEIRNDIAQPLRTVRDRGAMLIAWVGAGAGYAATANLSAAGLQAALDMATARAEASAALSLIDHREVARPAASGEYVSPNAQHALPSRAEWLDRLSAECTAANLDERIVERVAAVQITHTDQLYMTGDGVRIDQQFRFVMPQLSVAAHANGDTQVRTLGGNYGTLGQGGMEVLARFGFEGSGARVANEALQLLAAPNCPSGKRDLLLMPDQMMLQIHESIGHPLELDRILGDERNFAGWSFVKQDMFGSYRYGSELLNVTFDPELREEAAAYAFDDDGTEAHKQYLIRNGVLERPLGGALSQQRARMPGVANSRASNWNRPPIDRMANLNIEPGESSLEEMIGNIEHGILMRTNTSWSIDDHRNKFQFGCEFGQLIENGKLTQIVKQPNYRGISANFWRSLSAVGNAATREVYGTSMCGKGEPAQIIRVGHASPACVFSHIDVFGGA from the coding sequence ATGATTGACGAACGTTGGGCGCAGGCCGCCCGTACGCTGAAGAGCCGCGCGGCATTCTGGTCGCTGCGCATAGTCGACGAACAGATCGACGATCACGAGATCCGCAACGATATCGCGCAACCGCTGCGCACGGTGCGGGATCGCGGGGCGATGCTGATCGCCTGGGTGGGTGCGGGCGCGGGCTATGCCGCAACCGCGAATCTGTCGGCGGCGGGTTTGCAGGCGGCGCTCGACATGGCCACCGCACGCGCGGAAGCGAGCGCCGCCTTGTCGTTGATCGACCACCGCGAAGTCGCGCGTCCGGCGGCAAGCGGTGAATACGTGTCGCCGAATGCGCAACATGCGTTGCCGAGCCGCGCCGAATGGCTCGACCGTTTGAGTGCGGAATGCACTGCGGCCAATCTCGACGAAAGAATCGTGGAGCGTGTGGCGGCGGTGCAGATCACGCATACGGATCAGCTCTACATGACGGGCGACGGCGTGCGGATCGACCAGCAGTTCCGCTTCGTGATGCCGCAATTGAGCGTGGCCGCGCACGCGAACGGCGATACCCAGGTGCGCACGCTCGGTGGCAACTACGGCACGCTCGGGCAGGGCGGCATGGAAGTGCTGGCGCGTTTTGGCTTCGAAGGTTCGGGCGCGCGCGTCGCTAACGAAGCGTTGCAATTGCTGGCCGCGCCGAATTGTCCCTCGGGCAAGCGGGATCTGTTGCTGATGCCCGACCAGATGATGCTGCAGATTCACGAATCGATCGGCCATCCGCTCGAATTAGACCGCATTCTCGGCGACGAACGCAATTTCGCGGGCTGGAGCTTCGTCAAGCAGGACATGTTCGGTTCATACCGTTACGGTTCCGAATTGCTGAACGTCACCTTCGACCCGGAGTTGCGCGAGGAAGCGGCAGCCTACGCCTTCGACGACGACGGCACCGAAGCGCACAAGCAATACCTTATTCGCAACGGCGTGCTGGAGCGTCCGCTCGGCGGCGCGCTGTCGCAGCAGCGAGCCCGCATGCCGGGCGTGGCGAATTCGCGCGCGTCGAACTGGAACCGGCCGCCGATCGACCGCATGGCGAATCTGAATATCGAGCCTGGCGAGAGTTCGCTGGAAGAGATGATCGGCAACATCGAACACGGCATTCTGATGCGCACCAATACGTCATGGTCGATCGACGATCATCGCAACAAATTCCAGTTCGGCTGCGAGTTCGGTCAACTGATCGAAAACGGCAAGCTCACGCAGATCGTCAAACAGCCGAATTATCGCGGCATTTCGGCGAATTTCTGGCGCAGCCTGAGCGCGGTGGGCAATGCGGCCACGCGTGAAGTGTATGGCACGTCCATGTGCGGCAAGGGCGAACCGGCGCAGATCATTCGCGTGGGCCATGCGTCGCCGGCCTGCGTATTCAGCCATATCGACGTATTCGGAGGCGCATGA
- a CDS encoding TldD/PmbA family protein: protein MSQFISSRAATSVDWQRHFTALADAIGRLQHGGETTLSSFAGEQSDFIRFNSGKVRQTGSVSQGKLTLRLIDGARQAYSTLTVCGDLQQDLDEVSATLVTLREGLRDAADDPHLLFDTSKWERTTQRSGKLPDPDGLASVVAQCAQGLDFVGFYAGGTIVRGFASTSGSRGWYEVDNFNFSWSLYDPSGRAIKTTYAGDDWSDAVFARKVEQAATRLAVLARAPRALAPGRYRSYLAPAALSELLGVTAWSGFSARAQASSRSELYKLHVGEVVVDPRVTISEDLSLGITPGFNDDGYLRDSVPLIQAGRSAERLTNARSAREYGLTPNGALAGESPAALSMQAGDLPEEDVLAKLGTGLYIGNLWYVNFSDRMNCRLTGMTRFATFWVENGEIVAPLEAMRFDDSLYRLLGSELEQLGAQAELLLSDSTWGERATGGMQLPGILVKSFELTL from the coding sequence ATGAGCCAGTTCATCTCTTCGCGCGCGGCCACGTCGGTGGACTGGCAACGGCATTTCACGGCGCTCGCCGATGCAATCGGGCGCCTGCAGCACGGTGGCGAAACCACGCTCAGTTCGTTTGCCGGCGAGCAGTCCGATTTCATTCGTTTCAATTCGGGCAAGGTGCGACAGACCGGCAGCGTGTCGCAAGGCAAGCTGACCTTGCGTCTGATCGACGGTGCACGTCAGGCGTATTCCACGCTGACCGTGTGCGGCGATCTGCAACAGGATCTCGACGAAGTGAGCGCCACGCTCGTCACCTTGCGAGAGGGGTTGCGCGACGCGGCGGACGATCCGCATCTGCTGTTCGACACGTCGAAATGGGAGCGGACCACCCAGCGTTCAGGCAAGCTGCCGGACCCTGACGGCCTCGCGAGTGTCGTCGCGCAATGCGCGCAAGGGCTGGATTTCGTGGGGTTTTACGCCGGCGGCACGATCGTGCGCGGCTTCGCATCCACGAGCGGCAGCCGCGGCTGGTATGAAGTGGATAACTTCAATTTCAGCTGGTCGCTGTACGACCCGAGTGGCCGCGCGATCAAAACGACCTACGCCGGCGACGACTGGAGCGACGCCGTGTTCGCGCGCAAAGTCGAGCAGGCCGCGACCCGCCTTGCCGTGCTCGCGCGCGCGCCGCGCGCGTTGGCGCCGGGACGCTACCGTTCCTATCTGGCGCCCGCGGCGTTGTCCGAACTGCTCGGCGTCACCGCGTGGAGCGGCTTTTCCGCTCGCGCGCAGGCGAGTTCACGCAGCGAGTTGTACAAGCTGCATGTGGGAGAAGTCGTAGTCGACCCGCGCGTAACGATCAGCGAAGATCTGAGTCTCGGCATCACGCCCGGCTTCAACGACGACGGCTATCTGCGCGACAGCGTCCCGTTGATCCAGGCTGGCCGCAGCGCAGAGCGGCTGACCAACGCACGCAGTGCGCGCGAATACGGCTTGACACCCAATGGTGCGCTCGCCGGCGAGTCACCGGCCGCGCTCTCGATGCAAGCAGGCGATCTGCCTGAAGAAGACGTGCTGGCGAAACTCGGTACCGGGCTCTACATCGGCAATCTCTGGTACGTGAACTTCTCGGACCGCATGAATTGCCGCCTCACCGGCATGACGCGCTTCGCGACTTTCTGGGTCGAGAACGGAGAAATCGTCGCCCCGCTCGAGGCCATGCGTTTCGACGACAGCCTGTACCGTTTGCTAGGCAGCGAACTCGAACAACTCGGCGCGCAGGCCGAACTGCTTTTGAGCGACTCGACGTGGGGCGAGCGCGCCACGGGCGGCATGCAATTGCCCGGCATTCTGGTGAAGTCATTCGAATTGACGTTATGA
- a CDS encoding GNAT family N-acetyltransferase: MDRHEKIESKPESLPEGLTLRALRVADTEQFHAMLQMPVAMNGNPQMPFRTVASTREHLEEFEAPGIAIAATVGDTLVGEASLSPFKGRRAHAASIGIGVHDAWQRRGIGRALMTELLDLADNWLGLRRVELHVYTDNHAALALYRKCGFEIEAHQRGAVLRRGVLIDCYFMARLREPAPWMSPLSATHLAVE; the protein is encoded by the coding sequence ATGGATCGACACGAAAAAATAGAATCAAAGCCTGAGAGCTTGCCCGAGGGCCTGACGCTGCGCGCCTTGCGCGTGGCAGACACGGAACAGTTTCACGCCATGCTGCAAATGCCCGTGGCGATGAACGGCAATCCGCAGATGCCGTTTCGGACTGTTGCCAGCACACGAGAGCACCTGGAAGAATTCGAGGCCCCCGGAATTGCGATCGCTGCGACGGTGGGCGACACGCTGGTCGGGGAGGCGAGCCTCAGTCCATTCAAGGGGCGCCGCGCGCATGCCGCTTCGATCGGCATTGGTGTACACGACGCATGGCAGCGGCGCGGCATCGGACGTGCGCTGATGACCGAACTGCTCGATCTGGCCGACAACTGGCTTGGTCTGCGCCGAGTCGAGTTGCATGTCTACACCGACAACCACGCGGCACTCGCGCTCTATCGCAAGTGCGGCTTCGAGATCGAAGCGCATCAGCGCGGTGCGGTATTGCGTCGCGGCGTTTTGATCGACTGTTATTTCATGGCGCGGCTGCGCGAGCCGGCACCGTGGATGTCGCCGCTATCGGCCACCCATCTTGCAGTGGAATAA
- a CDS encoding GNAT family N-acetyltransferase: MKETRSPDGAVHEKCILVRALESSDMDAFAEIMSLPGVRRGTLSVGYRSPEQLAAWYERRLKSGVNVCAIIDGRVVGHAGLEVHRPSRAHCAHMGLAVHDAYHGRGVGSALLQGLIDCADGSLGLRRIDLTVFSDNAPAIALYRKFGFVEEGYSRGFALRDGILADVLHMARLVEAPRLQTI; encoded by the coding sequence ATGAAAGAAACAAGGTCGCCGGACGGCGCCGTGCACGAGAAATGTATTCTGGTTCGCGCGCTCGAATCGTCTGACATGGACGCGTTCGCCGAGATCATGAGCCTGCCCGGTGTGCGGCGCGGCACGCTGTCGGTCGGCTATCGCAGTCCTGAACAACTCGCGGCGTGGTATGAGCGGCGCCTAAAAAGCGGCGTGAACGTGTGCGCGATTATCGACGGACGCGTGGTCGGCCACGCCGGTCTCGAGGTTCACCGGCCGAGCCGCGCGCACTGTGCGCATATGGGGCTGGCCGTGCACGACGCGTATCATGGGCGCGGTGTCGGCTCGGCGCTTCTGCAGGGTTTGATCGACTGCGCGGACGGTTCGCTCGGTTTGCGCCGCATCGACCTGACGGTGTTTTCCGACAACGCGCCGGCCATCGCGCTGTATCGCAAGTTCGGCTTTGTCGAAGAAGGTTATTCGCGCGGTTTCGCGCTGCGCGACGGCATCCTGGCCGATGTGCTGCATATGGCCCGTCTCGTCGAAGCACCGCGCCTCCAGACAATCTGA
- a CDS encoding multidrug efflux RND transporter permease subunit has protein sequence MPFFFIDRPVFAWIVALALVVAGALAIPQLPVAQYPRLAPPRVVISATYPGASTEVVDANVGSIIEESLDGADNMLYYETTSDSLGELEIDATFAPGTNPDLALVDIQNRLKQVEPRLPQQVVQQGISVFKAANTFLMLVALTSTDGTRDSVQLSDYLSRYVLRELKRAPGVGSAQLWDADEALRIWLDPMKLREYGLGAAEVNAAIAAQNATVTAGTLGDAPFVPGQQLTASVSVKGQLISPAEFGQIVLKARPDGSAVRLRDVARVEVGRDNYSFYSRLNGRAAATVGIQLGPRGNALETSNAIRARLAELSKGLPSGVSIEIPFDNAHFVQIAIHEVLVTLAEAVVLVFFVMWLFLRDLRYTLVPTVVIPVTLMGAFLAMYACGLSINVFTLFGLVLAIGILVDDAIVVVESVHRVMEEEGLPPREATRKAMSQIGGAIVGVTAVLTAVFVPMAFFPGGVGGIYRQFAVAMIASMLVSSFMALSLTPALCANLLKAHTQSVRQRDARRGVLGFAARAASRFTSGFDRAARGYRGLTARTLHRIGPMLAVYAVLVGVCGLLYWQMPGGFLPSEDEGQLQVMVQLPAGATQARTLAVVERVEKILHAEPAIANVTSVIGWSFSGSGQNVAMGFVELKDWGKRDVDALALRDRLNAKFDRILDGNVEAQLPPSVPGVGHSDGFVFRLEDRGGVGLDALKAAREQLFTQAKASPVLASVHSEDLPDAPRVELIVDRAKAYALGVSFDRIADVLGSTFGSTYIDDFPAGGRMRRVMIAAEAATRMTEDDLLALAVPNSTGGMVPLSAIATRQWTIGPVMLTRYNGYPSLDVSGHAAPGYSSGAAMAEMERLAAALPVGVQYDWVDAAREETAAAKLTPLLIGLSLLAVFMALAALYESWTIPLAVLMVVPLGVIGAVAAVLLRGMPNDVYFKVGMITVIGLAAKNAILIVQFARDLYQRGLPLTRAVTEAAGARFRPIVMTSAAFLLGVVPLVVSSGAGAESRRSIGTGVFGGVLAATLFGLVFAPVAFHAVASLTHGRRRLAQLHRKREERRVRRATVERAPLDESPTA, from the coding sequence GTGCCATTTTTCTTCATCGACCGCCCGGTCTTCGCATGGATCGTCGCGCTCGCCCTTGTCGTGGCGGGCGCGCTGGCTATTCCGCAACTGCCGGTGGCGCAGTATCCGCGTCTTGCGCCGCCGCGCGTCGTGATATCCGCCACGTATCCGGGTGCTTCGACTGAAGTCGTGGACGCCAATGTCGGCAGCATCATCGAGGAGAGTCTCGATGGCGCCGACAATATGCTGTACTACGAAACGACGAGCGACAGCCTGGGCGAGCTCGAAATCGACGCGACCTTTGCACCGGGCACCAATCCCGATCTCGCGCTGGTGGATATCCAGAACCGGCTCAAGCAGGTCGAGCCGCGCTTGCCACAGCAGGTCGTGCAGCAGGGCATCAGCGTGTTCAAGGCCGCCAACACGTTCCTGATGCTGGTGGCGCTCACCTCCACCGACGGCACGCGCGACTCCGTGCAACTGAGCGATTACCTGAGCCGCTACGTGTTGCGTGAATTGAAGCGAGCGCCAGGAGTGGGCTCGGCCCAACTCTGGGACGCGGACGAAGCGCTGCGCATCTGGCTCGATCCGATGAAGCTGCGCGAATACGGCCTCGGCGCCGCCGAAGTGAACGCCGCCATTGCCGCGCAGAATGCGACCGTCACGGCCGGCACGCTGGGTGACGCGCCATTCGTGCCGGGCCAGCAACTCACCGCCTCGGTGAGTGTGAAGGGGCAATTGATCTCGCCGGCCGAATTCGGCCAGATCGTGCTGAAGGCGCGGCCGGACGGCTCGGCCGTGCGCCTGCGCGACGTCGCGCGGGTTGAAGTGGGGCGCGACAATTACTCGTTCTATTCGCGCCTGAACGGCAGGGCCGCGGCGACGGTCGGGATTCAACTCGGGCCGCGCGGCAACGCGCTCGAAACGTCGAATGCGATTCGTGCGCGGCTTGCCGAGTTGTCGAAAGGATTGCCATCGGGCGTCTCCATCGAAATCCCGTTCGACAACGCGCATTTCGTGCAGATTGCAATTCACGAGGTGCTCGTCACACTCGCGGAAGCGGTGGTGCTGGTGTTCTTCGTCATGTGGCTGTTTCTGCGCGATCTGCGCTACACGCTGGTGCCGACCGTGGTGATTCCGGTCACGCTGATGGGCGCGTTTCTCGCCATGTACGCGTGCGGTCTGTCGATCAACGTATTCACTCTGTTCGGCCTCGTGCTCGCCATCGGGATTCTCGTCGACGACGCGATCGTGGTGGTGGAGAGCGTGCACCGCGTGATGGAAGAAGAGGGCCTGCCGCCACGCGAGGCTACGCGCAAGGCGATGTCGCAGATCGGCGGCGCGATTGTCGGCGTGACGGCGGTGTTGACGGCCGTGTTCGTACCAATGGCGTTTTTCCCCGGCGGCGTCGGCGGCATTTACCGGCAGTTCGCGGTGGCCATGATCGCGTCGATGCTGGTGTCGTCGTTCATGGCCTTGTCGTTGACGCCCGCGCTGTGCGCGAATCTCTTGAAGGCGCACACGCAATCGGTTCGTCAACGTGATGCGCGCCGCGGCGTTCTGGGTTTCGCGGCGCGCGCGGCAAGCCGCTTCACATCCGGTTTCGATCGGGCCGCGCGTGGCTATCGCGGCTTGACCGCGCGCACGCTGCACCGCATTGGCCCGATGCTGGCGGTCTACGCGGTGCTGGTCGGCGTGTGCGGTTTGCTCTACTGGCAGATGCCCGGCGGTTTTCTGCCGAGCGAAGACGAAGGCCAGTTGCAGGTGATGGTGCAATTGCCCGCGGGTGCCACGCAGGCACGCACGCTGGCCGTAGTGGAGCGGGTGGAAAAAATCCTCCACGCGGAGCCCGCCATCGCCAACGTGACGAGTGTGATCGGCTGGAGTTTTTCCGGCAGCGGCCAGAACGTGGCGATGGGGTTTGTCGAACTCAAGGACTGGGGCAAGCGTGATGTCGACGCGCTGGCTCTGCGAGACCGGCTCAATGCAAAGTTCGACAGGATTCTGGACGGCAACGTAGAGGCGCAATTGCCGCCTTCGGTGCCGGGCGTCGGGCATTCGGACGGTTTCGTGTTTCGTCTGGAGGATCGCGGCGGAGTGGGGCTCGACGCGCTGAAGGCCGCGCGCGAGCAACTGTTCACGCAGGCCAAAGCGAGTCCTGTGCTGGCTTCCGTGCACTCCGAGGATCTGCCTGACGCGCCGCGCGTCGAGCTGATCGTCGACCGCGCGAAAGCGTATGCGCTCGGCGTGTCGTTCGATCGCATCGCCGACGTGCTGGGCAGCACCTTCGGCTCGACCTATATCGACGATTTCCCGGCGGGCGGCCGCATGCGCCGTGTGATGATCGCCGCCGAGGCCGCCACGCGCATGACCGAAGACGACCTGCTGGCGCTCGCGGTGCCCAACTCGACGGGCGGCATGGTGCCGCTCTCGGCTATCGCGACGCGCCAGTGGACGATCGGCCCGGTGATGCTGACACGCTACAACGGTTATCCGTCGCTCGACGTGAGCGGTCACGCGGCCCCCGGCTACAGTTCCGGCGCGGCGATGGCGGAGATGGAACGGCTCGCCGCCGCGTTGCCGGTTGGCGTCCAGTACGACTGGGTCGATGCGGCGCGCGAGGAAACCGCGGCCGCGAAACTCACGCCGCTACTGATCGGCCTTTCGTTGTTAGCGGTCTTCATGGCGCTGGCGGCGCTCTACGAAAGCTGGACGATCCCGTTAGCGGTGCTGATGGTCGTGCCGCTCGGCGTGATCGGCGCGGTCGCGGCCGTGCTGTTGCGCGGCATGCCCAATGACGTGTACTTCAAGGTCGGCATGATCACGGTGATCGGCCTCGCGGCGAAGAATGCGATTCTGATCGTGCAATTCGCCCGCGATCTGTATCAGCGTGGCCTGCCGTTGACGCGTGCCGTGACCGAAGCCGCGGGCGCGCGCTTCCGCCCGATCGTGATGACCTCGGCGGCGTTTCTGCTCGGCGTCGTGCCGCTGGTGGTGTCGAGCGGCGCGGGCGCCGAAAGCCGCCGCTCGATCGGCACCGGCGTGTTCGGCGGCGTGCTGGCTGCCACGCTGTTCGGATTGGTGTTCGCGCCGGTCGCGTTCCATGCGGTCGCGTCGCTCACGCACGGCCGGCGCCGGCTTGCGCAACTGCATCGCAAGAGGGAGGAGCGGCGGGTACGCCGTGCCACGGTCGAACGCGCGCCACTCGACGAATCGCCCACGGCCTGA
- a CDS encoding GlxA family transcriptional regulator: MPHMHLDTARITWLHTPTLSARSATRRIGVLLFDGFWLLGPGTVVEMFQTANELSSSRAGEEQPYEVQFLSMDGGSVASSSSARIWTDRIDARFGSGFDVLFIAGGYGAHVAARDERVLGWLRSVQSRTRAIETIGEGRLVLEAAGPSDHDAPQVNRYLNGVTSESALSASNDRHDCARSALMFIKRDLGAELARSVADRVMPGMAANWVPLPAEGGTLSVAEKIRAAARWMEANCDRPVSVADAAQVAAMSERNFLRRFKHEMQLTPSDYLLQIRLRIACNFLTETELPVDKIARRSGTGNGDRLAKIFRKRMALSPTEYRARSRITTRA, from the coding sequence ATGCCGCACATGCACCTTGATACTGCGAGGATCACCTGGTTGCATACGCCGACGCTGAGCGCGCGCAGTGCAACGCGGCGAATCGGCGTGTTGCTGTTCGACGGCTTCTGGCTGCTCGGGCCGGGCACGGTGGTGGAGATGTTCCAGACCGCCAACGAACTGTCGAGCTCGCGAGCCGGCGAAGAGCAGCCTTACGAAGTGCAATTCCTTTCAATGGACGGCGGCAGCGTCGCCAGTTCTTCTTCGGCCCGCATCTGGACCGACCGTATCGACGCGCGTTTCGGCAGCGGCTTCGACGTGCTGTTTATCGCCGGCGGCTACGGTGCGCATGTGGCTGCGCGCGACGAGCGGGTACTCGGCTGGCTGCGTTCGGTGCAATCGCGCACTCGCGCGATCGAAACGATCGGTGAAGGGCGACTCGTTCTGGAAGCGGCCGGCCCGTCGGATCACGACGCACCGCAGGTGAACCGCTATCTGAACGGCGTCACGAGCGAGTCCGCTCTCAGCGCATCCAATGATCGTCATGACTGCGCGCGCAGCGCGCTCATGTTCATCAAACGCGACCTTGGCGCTGAACTCGCCCGCAGCGTCGCCGATCGCGTGATGCCCGGCATGGCGGCCAACTGGGTGCCGCTGCCGGCGGAAGGCGGCACACTCAGCGTGGCCGAAAAAATCCGCGCCGCAGCGCGCTGGATGGAAGCGAATTGCGACCGTCCGGTTTCGGTGGCGGACGCCGCGCAGGTCGCGGCGATGAGCGAGCGCAATTTCCTGCGGCGTTTCAAGCATGAAATGCAACTCACGCCGTCGGACTATCTGTTGCAGATACGGCTGCGCATTGCCTGCAACTTCCTCACCGAGACCGAATTGCCGGTCGACAAGATCGCGCGCCGCAGCGGAACGGGCAACGGCGATCGTCTCGCGAAGATTTTCCGCAAGCGCATGGCGCTGTCTCCAACCGAATATCGCGCCCGCAGCCGGATCACGACGCGGGCGTAG